From Thermoflavifilum aggregans, a single genomic window includes:
- a CDS encoding TPM domain-containing protein, translating to MPGLLKRDFFTRAQKKRLVAAIQQAEQGTTGEIRVYIEHHCPLPDPMQRARKIFEAHEMFRTVHRNAVLIYVAVKDRKYAIFGDEGIHQKVGDSFWQQAAEAMLQHFKQKDLVKGLEASIHWIGQALKQHFPSQGENPNELSDEILEGQ from the coding sequence ATGCCGGGTTTGCTGAAACGGGATTTTTTCACCAGGGCACAAAAAAAGCGTCTGGTAGCAGCTATTCAGCAGGCCGAACAAGGCACTACCGGAGAAATCAGGGTGTATATTGAGCATCATTGCCCCTTGCCAGATCCTATGCAACGGGCCAGAAAAATATTTGAAGCGCATGAAATGTTTCGCACCGTGCACCGCAATGCCGTGCTCATATATGTGGCAGTCAAAGACCGGAAATATGCCATTTTCGGAGACGAAGGTATTCATCAGAAAGTAGGGGATTCCTTCTGGCAGCAGGCTGCCGAAGCCATGTTGCAACATTTCAAACAGAAAGATCTCGTCAAGGGTCTGGAGGCCAGTATTCACTGGATTGGCCAGGCTTTGAAACAACATTTCCCTTCCCAGGGTGAAAATCCCAATGAATTATCCGATGAAATTCTGGAAGGGCAATAA
- a CDS encoding LemA family protein, which translates to MKLKTGWIVLIIILLIVLIGGCSLKNTYNKIVALDQDVKAKWGQVENQYQRRMDLIPNLVNTVKGAANFEQQTLTQVIQARASASQIKVDVNDLSPEKIRQFEQAQGQLTQALGRLMVVAERYPQLTATQNFRDLQAQLEGTENRIAVARMDFNNAVQQYNTLIKSFPMNLFAASFGFKEKGYFQAQQGAEKAPQVQF; encoded by the coding sequence ATGAAACTCAAAACCGGATGGATTGTTCTGATCATCATTCTGCTAATTGTACTCATCGGAGGTTGCAGTTTAAAAAACACGTACAACAAAATTGTAGCCCTTGATCAGGATGTCAAAGCAAAATGGGGGCAGGTGGAAAATCAATATCAGCGGCGAATGGATCTTATTCCCAATCTGGTGAACACCGTAAAAGGTGCAGCTAATTTCGAACAACAAACGCTTACGCAGGTTATTCAGGCCCGGGCATCGGCATCGCAAATCAAGGTGGATGTCAATGATCTGAGTCCGGAAAAAATCCGGCAGTTTGAACAGGCGCAGGGGCAGCTCACCCAGGCGCTTGGCCGGCTGATGGTAGTAGCCGAACGATATCCGCAACTCACAGCCACTCAGAATTTTCGTGATCTGCAGGCCCAGCTAGAGGGGACGGAAAATCGCATTGCCGTGGCCCGGATGGATTTTAACAACGCGGTTCAGCAATACAATACCCTGATCAAAAGTTTTCCGATGAACTTGTTTGCAGCTTCCTTCGGATTTAAGGAAAAAGGTTATTTCCAGGCACAGCAGGGCGCAGAAAAAGCTCCGCAGGTACAGTTTTAA
- a CDS encoding OmpA family protein, whose product MTIYLKPCMLSGLFLCCLHLHVFAQYNPQKINKKARAYYLNAQSALDMQNFIQAIGYLKLAVKEDSNFLDAWAQLGSIALQQKQYEEAASDFQQVMRIDSLYDPRLYYPYAKSLAGLGNFAEAITYIRRYLQIPNLGSGETESGNRWLQHFEIGLQTQLQHHPFEPHNLGDSINTSDPEYFPSLTVDGHILVFTRNLHNQNEDFYISTWDAADSQWHKAVNLGPPVNTPENEGTGHISQDGRILIYAACNQPGGFGSCDIVYSVKTAHGWSDPINLGPNVNSRFWDSQPCLSPDNHDLYFVSNRPGGYGGSDIYVCHLQPDGTWSKPENLGPHINTPGDETSPFIHADNQTLYFASNGWPGIGDMDIFYSRRQPDGSWGKPVNLGYPINTIDHDGTLFVAADGKTAYFASDRFNGFGQLDIYSFILYPEARPIQTLYVKGEVYDSLTHQPLNASIDLIDVETDSLITRIQSDVNGHYLVTLPVGKIYAFHVSHPGYLFYSDQFSLVNQKAYQPYEVNIPLQPIRLHARVVLKNIFFDFNKYDLKPESRPELDRLVQFLRDNPTLHIAIKGYTDSIGAASFNLVLSQHRAEAVMQYLIQHGIAASRLKAIGYGATQPVATNETEEGRALNRRVEFEIIEK is encoded by the coding sequence ATGACCATATACCTGAAACCCTGCATGCTGTCAGGACTTTTTTTATGTTGTTTGCATCTGCATGTGTTTGCTCAATACAATCCCCAAAAAATCAACAAAAAAGCACGGGCATACTATCTGAACGCCCAATCTGCCCTGGATATGCAAAATTTCATACAGGCGATAGGCTATCTGAAACTGGCCGTGAAAGAAGATTCCAATTTTCTCGATGCATGGGCACAGCTGGGTTCAATTGCTTTACAACAAAAACAATATGAAGAAGCTGCCAGTGATTTTCAGCAGGTGATGCGCATTGACAGCCTCTACGATCCCCGGCTCTATTATCCCTATGCCAAATCACTGGCAGGACTGGGAAATTTTGCTGAAGCCATAACCTATATCCGTCGGTATTTGCAAATTCCCAATCTGGGAAGTGGTGAAACAGAATCAGGTAACCGATGGCTGCAGCATTTTGAAATCGGTTTGCAAACGCAATTGCAGCATCACCCTTTTGAGCCCCACAATCTGGGCGATAGCATCAATACTTCGGATCCCGAATATTTTCCTTCTCTCACCGTGGATGGACATATTTTGGTGTTTACCCGCAACCTGCACAACCAGAATGAAGATTTTTATATCAGCACCTGGGATGCGGCCGATAGCCAATGGCACAAGGCTGTGAATCTGGGTCCTCCCGTAAATACACCGGAGAATGAAGGCACAGGACATATTTCGCAGGATGGTCGTATTCTGATCTATGCCGCCTGCAATCAACCCGGTGGATTCGGAAGTTGTGATATTGTGTATTCGGTAAAAACCGCGCATGGCTGGAGCGATCCCATCAATCTGGGTCCGAATGTAAACAGCCGATTCTGGGATTCACAGCCCTGCCTTTCACCGGATAATCATGATCTGTATTTCGTGAGCAACAGGCCGGGAGGCTATGGTGGCAGCGATATCTATGTCTGTCATCTTCAGCCCGATGGTACCTGGAGCAAACCGGAAAATCTGGGCCCCCACATCAACACACCGGGCGATGAAACCAGCCCTTTTATCCATGCCGATAATCAAACCCTTTATTTTGCATCGAATGGCTGGCCCGGCATTGGCGATATGGATATCTTTTACTCCCGTCGCCAGCCCGATGGCAGCTGGGGCAAGCCCGTGAATTTAGGTTATCCCATCAACACCATTGATCATGATGGTACCCTGTTTGTAGCTGCAGATGGCAAAACGGCCTATTTTGCTTCGGATCGGTTCAATGGTTTTGGTCAGCTGGATATTTATTCGTTTATCCTCTACCCGGAAGCCCGTCCCATTCAAACGCTCTACGTGAAAGGAGAAGTGTACGATTCACTGACACATCAACCTTTAAATGCATCCATTGACCTGATAGATGTGGAAACCGACAGCCTGATTACCCGCATTCAGTCTGATGTAAACGGGCATTATCTGGTTACTCTACCGGTGGGGAAAATTTATGCATTCCATGTATCTCATCCGGGATATTTGTTCTACTCGGATCAGTTTTCCCTGGTAAATCAAAAAGCCTATCAGCCCTATGAAGTGAATATTCCGTTGCAGCCTATCCGGCTTCATGCCCGGGTGGTGCTGAAAAATATCTTTTTTGATTTCAACAAATATGACCTGAAGCCTGAATCCAGACCTGAGCTTGACAGGCTGGTACAATTTCTCAGAGACAATCCCACCCTGCATATTGCCATCAAAGGATATACAGACAGTATTGGTGCTGCATCATTCAATCTGGTTCTTTCCCAACACCGGGCTGAAGCCGTGATGCAATATTTGATTCAGCACGGCATAGCAGCCAGCCGGCTGAAAGCCATAGGTTATGGTGCAACCCAGCCTGTAGCCACCAATGAAACGGAAGAAGGACGTGCTCTGAACCGGCGAGTGGAGTTTGAGATTATTGAAAAATAG
- a CDS encoding 5'-nucleotidase, lipoprotein e(P4) family: MRIQTISVMQIAGLVLLGWISSCSSSRQAQHNAHQTSVNTALVYATLWHQRAAEYKALCLQAYQVARHQLDAYLDTANRYARYAVITDIDETLLSNARYEATMALQGKTFDPQSWNAWVMKAEADTIPGALDFFRYAASRGIQVFYISNRTADQLNATIQNLRRYGFPDADQVHVLLSPNGSEDKSDRRAAVEKDYRVILLLGDNLGDFSHVFDHQPMAVRDSLVYVRAGLFGTRWIVIPNDMYGEWQRAYVNYQHLSPARQDSVYQALLKGE; this comes from the coding sequence ATGCGTATCCAAACGATTTCTGTGATGCAGATTGCCGGGCTGGTTCTGCTTGGATGGATCAGCTCCTGCAGCAGTTCAAGGCAGGCTCAGCACAATGCTCATCAGACGTCCGTCAATACAGCACTGGTTTATGCCACGCTGTGGCACCAACGCGCGGCTGAATACAAGGCTTTGTGTCTGCAGGCTTATCAGGTAGCCCGCCACCAGCTGGATGCCTATCTGGACACGGCCAATCGCTATGCCCGCTATGCTGTGATTACCGATATTGATGAAACCCTGCTCAGCAATGCCCGTTATGAGGCTACTATGGCCTTGCAGGGCAAAACATTCGATCCACAGTCGTGGAATGCCTGGGTGATGAAAGCAGAAGCCGACACCATTCCCGGTGCGCTGGATTTCTTTCGCTACGCTGCCAGCCGCGGCATACAGGTGTTTTATATTTCCAACCGCACTGCCGATCAGCTGAACGCCACCATTCAAAACCTGCGACGCTATGGATTTCCCGATGCCGACCAGGTACATGTGCTGCTTTCGCCCAATGGTAGTGAGGATAAATCAGATCGCCGGGCAGCCGTGGAAAAAGATTATCGGGTTATCCTGCTGCTGGGCGACAACCTGGGCGATTTCAGCCATGTGTTTGATCATCAGCCTATGGCTGTACGCGATAGCCTGGTGTATGTACGTGCCGGCCTGTTTGGCACCCGGTGGATTGTCATTCCCAATGACATGTACGGCGAATGGCAACGGGCTTATGTCAATTACCAGCATCTTTCTCCCGCCCGCCAGGATAGCGTGTATCAGGCATTGCTGAAAGGGGAATAA
- a CDS encoding polysaccharide deacetylase family protein, giving the protein MFFHYLWFMLLPLFGFRAPVAPIQKQLPKEVPVLCFHHIRPDTMRHLSPYSVTVSTFKADMKILHDSGYHTILPDQLYDYLTKGTPLPPKPVMITFDDNDGEQFTIAKPTLDQYGFKGVFFIMTVTIGKPHYMSREQIKQLAEEGHQIGLHTWDHHMVTKYTEQDWVKQLDEPKKMLEQLIGKPIPYFAYPYGVWNQQALLELKKRNIKLAFQLSGKIDPTYPLLTVRRIIVPNSNSPQTLLKIMHRDFH; this is encoded by the coding sequence ATGTTTTTCCATTACCTCTGGTTTATGCTGTTGCCGCTTTTTGGCTTTCGTGCTCCAGTCGCTCCTATACAAAAACAGCTTCCCAAAGAAGTTCCCGTGCTGTGTTTTCACCACATCCGGCCAGACACCATGCGCCACCTGAGCCCTTATTCGGTTACGGTTTCCACCTTTAAAGCTGATATGAAAATTCTGCACGACAGTGGCTATCATACTATTCTGCCTGACCAGTTGTATGATTATCTTACCAAAGGCACACCCCTGCCGCCTAAACCCGTGATGATCACATTTGATGATAATGATGGTGAACAATTTACTATCGCAAAGCCAACTCTTGACCAGTATGGTTTTAAAGGCGTGTTTTTTATCATGACCGTTACCATTGGCAAGCCCCATTACATGAGCAGGGAACAAATCAAACAATTGGCTGAAGAAGGACATCAAATCGGGCTGCACACCTGGGATCATCACATGGTGACCAAATACACCGAACAGGATTGGGTGAAACAACTGGATGAACCCAAGAAAATGCTGGAACAGCTGATAGGCAAGCCTATTCCCTATTTTGCTTATCCGTATGGTGTATGGAACCAGCAGGCATTGCTGGAATTGAAAAAAAGAAATATCAAACTGGCTTTTCAGCTGAGTGGTAAAATCGATCCCACCTATCCGCTGCTCACTGTTCGCCGCATCATTGTGCCCAATTCAAATTCACCACAAACTTTATTAAAAATCATGCACCGCGATTTTCATTGA
- a CDS encoding CocE/NonD family hydrolase, which translates to MMIGVLASCQPQSQTITYVKEEVMIPMRDGVKLFTRIYIPQHIKEPVPILLMRSPYSSWNMGTVPPDQDPYVRDMAKEGYIFVYQNIRGKQKSEGQFVMQRPVVANHITDTVDESTDTYDTIEWLLKHVKNNNGKVGQLGISYPGWLALVSSGYPHPALKAVSPQAEMGDLFLGDDFHHNGAFRFSYGFEYSFEEEAARGDTSFPFPQYDLYDWYLQVGPLSNVDTRYFHHRIPTWDAFAQHPNYDSFWQHQSPLSYLDTPRIPTLHVGGYWDQEDINGPQLMYAHMEKYDVHHFNFICLGPWYHGQWVNEDVEQIGHYEMGSNTAAYFQQHIQKVWFDYWLKGKGDGHFPKAIAFQTGSNQWKTYDSWPPRNAIHRKLYIQANGGLSFQPPTTASDQAYDSYISDPAKPVPYRSRPIEKTYSEFSRWRTWLTEDQRFVDHRPDVATWETPALDSNLTVTGDIVAHLFASTTGTDADWVVKLIDVYPDIDSLHPQMSGYELMVASEVFRGRFRHSFTDPEPITPGKVEEYVIDLHQINHVFRKGHHLMVQMQSSWFPVIDRNPQRYVPNIFEASESDFQPATQRIYRNARYATYVDLPVMKQ; encoded by the coding sequence ATGATGATAGGTGTGTTGGCCAGCTGCCAGCCCCAGTCACAGACCATTACATACGTGAAAGAAGAAGTGATGATTCCCATGCGTGATGGCGTGAAATTGTTTACCCGCATTTATATTCCGCAGCATATAAAAGAACCTGTCCCCATTCTGCTGATGCGCTCGCCCTATAGCAGCTGGAACATGGGTACTGTGCCGCCGGATCAGGACCCGTATGTACGCGATATGGCAAAAGAAGGATACATTTTCGTATATCAGAATATCCGAGGCAAACAGAAAAGCGAAGGACAGTTTGTGATGCAACGTCCTGTGGTTGCCAATCACATCACCGATACCGTGGATGAAAGCACTGATACCTACGATACCATTGAATGGCTGCTGAAGCATGTGAAAAACAACAACGGAAAGGTCGGTCAGCTGGGCATTTCCTATCCGGGATGGCTTGCGCTCGTGAGCAGTGGCTATCCGCATCCAGCACTGAAAGCCGTATCACCACAGGCCGAGATGGGAGATTTGTTTTTGGGTGATGATTTTCATCACAATGGAGCTTTTCGTTTTTCGTACGGTTTTGAATATAGCTTTGAGGAAGAAGCTGCCAGAGGCGATACTTCCTTCCCTTTCCCGCAGTATGATCTGTACGATTGGTATTTGCAGGTGGGACCTTTATCGAATGTGGATACACGCTATTTTCACCACCGCATACCTACCTGGGATGCATTTGCACAACATCCCAACTACGATAGCTTCTGGCAGCATCAGTCGCCCTTAAGTTATCTGGACACACCGCGCATCCCAACCCTGCATGTGGGTGGTTATTGGGATCAGGAAGATATCAACGGTCCGCAACTGATGTATGCCCACATGGAAAAATATGATGTTCATCATTTCAATTTTATTTGCCTGGGACCCTGGTATCATGGGCAATGGGTCAATGAAGATGTGGAACAGATTGGCCATTATGAAATGGGAAGCAATACGGCAGCTTATTTTCAGCAGCACATTCAAAAGGTGTGGTTTGACTACTGGCTGAAAGGCAAGGGCGATGGGCATTTTCCGAAAGCCATAGCTTTTCAGACGGGTAGCAATCAGTGGAAAACCTATGATTCATGGCCGCCCCGCAATGCCATTCACCGGAAATTATACATCCAGGCCAATGGCGGATTATCCTTTCAACCTCCAACCACAGCTTCTGATCAGGCTTATGACAGCTATATCAGCGATCCGGCCAAGCCGGTACCTTACCGCTCACGGCCCATTGAAAAAACATACAGCGAATTTTCGCGCTGGCGCACCTGGCTCACGGAAGATCAGCGTTTTGTAGATCACCGTCCTGATGTGGCCACCTGGGAAACTCCTGCGCTCGACAGCAACCTCACCGTAACGGGTGATATCGTAGCTCATCTGTTTGCCAGTACCACGGGTACGGATGCTGACTGGGTGGTGAAGCTTATTGATGTGTATCCCGATATAGATAGCCTGCATCCCCAAATGAGTGGATATGAGCTGATGGTGGCCTCAGAAGTTTTCCGCGGACGTTTTCGACACAGTTTCACGGATCCTGAACCCATCACGCCGGGCAAAGTGGAAGAATATGTCATTGACCTGCATCAGATCAATCATGTATTCCGGAAAGGACATCACCTGATGGTGCAGATGCAGAGCAGCTGGTTTCCCGTCATTGATCGCAATCCTCAACGCTATGTGCCGAATATTTTCGAAGCAAGTGAAAGTGATTTTCAGCCAGCCACCCAGCGCATTTACCGCAATGCCCGTTATGCTACGTATGTGGATTTGCCGGTAATGAAACAATGA
- a CDS encoding CPBP family intramembrane glutamic endopeptidase → MKKQSIYSLIVGFLVLFVLYHLAEYMIMFRNSAPGFLLMQALFFVAAYLIARWQFGKGLAVWGLLKNKNLVKQILVGLCVGATIYGVTFYLSILSGAEHVVQVLDTSSILKSYGLFVFGNFFSSFSEDILTRGYVFSHANQKMNEYIIILLSATIYLFNHIYRLDDGWETYTYLFLLGILLVIPLVKTGQIWTTGCIHWAGNCTFYFTHEVIKSSPGNGIISPNMILSGVMIIFIYVFYFFFKKFQRWLSVIHYQV, encoded by the coding sequence ATGAAAAAGCAATCTATTTATTCACTCATTGTAGGATTTCTAGTGCTTTTTGTACTCTACCATCTGGCAGAGTATATGATTATGTTCAGGAACAGTGCACCGGGTTTCCTGTTGATGCAGGCTTTGTTTTTTGTAGCCGCATATTTAATTGCCAGATGGCAATTCGGGAAAGGGTTAGCTGTATGGGGCTTGTTAAAAAATAAAAATTTAGTAAAACAAATATTAGTTGGTTTATGTGTGGGTGCTACCATATATGGAGTGACTTTTTATTTATCTATTCTATCAGGAGCAGAACATGTTGTACAAGTACTCGATACCAGTTCTATTCTTAAATCTTATGGCCTGTTTGTTTTTGGAAATTTCTTTTCTTCTTTTTCGGAAGATATCCTGACCAGGGGTTATGTTTTCAGTCATGCGAACCAGAAAATGAATGAATATATCATTATACTGCTTTCTGCAACTATTTATTTATTTAATCATATTTATCGTTTGGATGATGGTTGGGAAACCTATACTTATCTTTTTTTACTGGGCATTTTATTGGTTATTCCGCTTGTTAAAACAGGCCAAATTTGGACAACCGGCTGTATACATTGGGCGGGTAATTGTACGTTTTATTTTACACATGAAGTTATTAAAAGCTCCCCTGGTAACGGAATTATATCCCCTAACATGATCCTGTCGGGGGTGATGATTATTTTTATTTATGTATTTTATTTTTTCTTTAAAAAGTTTCAAAGGTGGCTGTCTGTTATTCATTATCAGGTATGA
- a CDS encoding S41 family peptidase has product MIRRMIVVTALIYASIMVKAQPVFDSAFYANRYNKLFPAFSYNNSTNRQLTAPEKIAGLGKVWSEAKFGFANFDLVPNLNWDSAYMAFIPKVEATKTTTDYYNVLKQFNQLLRDGHSRIMEPLNFFEKTIFSAPLQVRCIEGKAIITALMDNIQPSITIKPGDEIVAIDDVPVQDYIKNKIAPFINFSTPQDSIARIYSRELLSGAANSKIKLTIKDGRGILNDQLLDRTIDLRETSPVTFTWMADSIAYVSINSFGSSKIPEQFDSLFAILSASRGLIIDIRNNRGGNSDNGYEILGRLTDTAFATNQTIFRKYNPAQRSWGNAAFEMERNQFWWKPYKNGTYKKPVVLLTSSFTYSAAEDFTAAFKCMKRGVIIGQKTGGSTGNPLGYSLPGGGVGFVCSKRDLMPDGTEFVGIGISPDIEVMEKISDIKQGIDVALVKGIELIENKNKYGFYETATY; this is encoded by the coding sequence ATGATACGAAGAATGATAGTAGTTACTGCTTTAATTTATGCTTCCATAATGGTTAAAGCACAACCGGTTTTTGATTCCGCTTTTTATGCAAACCGGTATAATAAACTTTTTCCTGCATTCAGTTATAACAACTCAACCAACAGACAGTTAACGGCTCCTGAAAAAATTGCAGGATTAGGCAAAGTATGGAGTGAAGCAAAATTTGGTTTTGCCAACTTTGATTTAGTTCCAAATCTTAATTGGGATTCAGCCTACATGGCATTTATTCCCAAAGTAGAAGCCACTAAAACTACCACGGATTACTACAATGTTTTGAAACAGTTTAACCAGTTGTTACGAGATGGACATAGCCGTATTATGGAGCCTTTAAATTTCTTTGAAAAAACAATATTTTCTGCACCTCTGCAAGTGAGGTGTATCGAAGGTAAAGCAATTATCACTGCACTGATGGATAACATACAACCATCAATAACCATTAAACCAGGTGACGAAATTGTAGCCATTGATGATGTACCGGTTCAAGACTATATCAAAAATAAAATTGCTCCATTTATTAATTTTTCAACTCCACAGGATAGTATTGCCCGCATTTATAGCCGTGAGTTGTTGAGCGGCGCTGCCAACAGCAAGATTAAACTTACTATAAAAGATGGTCGTGGTATTCTAAATGACCAGTTATTAGACAGAACCATTGACTTAAGGGAGACATCACCTGTTACTTTTACCTGGATGGCGGACAGCATAGCTTATGTATCCATCAATAGTTTCGGTAGTAGTAAGATACCCGAGCAATTTGACAGTCTGTTTGCAATATTATCTGCTTCCCGGGGGCTCATCATTGATATTCGAAACAACCGTGGCGGTAACAGCGATAATGGCTACGAAATACTTGGACGATTGACAGATACTGCTTTTGCTACAAATCAAACTATCTTCAGAAAATACAACCCGGCGCAACGGTCATGGGGTAATGCTGCTTTCGAAATGGAAAGAAATCAGTTTTGGTGGAAACCTTATAAAAATGGCACCTATAAAAAGCCAGTGGTATTATTAACGAGTTCCTTCACTTATTCCGCAGCAGAGGATTTCACTGCAGCATTTAAATGCATGAAGAGAGGCGTTATCATCGGGCAAAAAACTGGCGGCAGCACGGGTAACCCGCTGGGCTATTCACTGCCTGGTGGAGGGGTAGGTTTTGTGTGCTCTAAAAGAGACCTGATGCCTGACGGTACTGAATTCGTAGGCATTGGAATAAGCCCTGACATAGAAGTAATGGAAAAAATATCAGATATAAAACAAGGTATCGATGTGGCTTTAGTGAAAGGCATCGAATTGATAGAAAACAAGAATAAGTACGGATTTTACGAAACAGCCACCTATTAA